A genomic stretch from Hemibagrus wyckioides isolate EC202008001 linkage group LG02, SWU_Hwy_1.0, whole genome shotgun sequence includes:
- the prr15la gene encoding proline-rich protein 15-like protein A — MATAEPAPAWWKLTFLRKKKSEAKELYEVPEEYSNNAETAPGTSNTPGTPDDSQFNARLERIVDKTATKGRHVKVSHSGRFKEKKRIRATLAENPELFPDQDTCNGNQSTGN; from the coding sequence ATGGCTACGGCTGAGCCAGCGCCTGCCTGGTGGAAGCTGACCTTCCTCCGCAAGAAGAAATCTGAGGCCAAGGAGTTGTATGAGGTACCTGAGGAGTACAGTAATAATGCTGAGACGGCACCCGGGACGAGCAATACGCCCGGGACGCCCGACGACAGCCAGTTCAATGCTCGCCTTGAACGCATTGTGGACAAAACAGCCACAAAAGGACGCCACGTTAAAGTCTCCCACTCAGGCCGCTTCAAGGAGAAAAAGCGCATCAGGGCAACATTAGCTGAAAACCCGGAATTGTTCCCCGACCAAGACACTTGCAACGGGAATCAGAGCACAGGGAATTGA